A single region of the Candidatus Zixiibacteriota bacterium genome encodes:
- a CDS encoding secondary thiamine-phosphate synthase enzyme YjbQ, which yields MNIITKSFKIKTKGNTDILDITSEVQKIIKNSNLKEGQATVFVPGSTAGITTIEYEPGLLKDLPMAFERIAPENMEYAHHLTWGDHNGHAHIRAALLGASKTFPFSEGDLILGTWQQIILVDFDERPRSREVVVQIIGL from the coding sequence ATGAACATAATTACTAAATCCTTTAAGATAAAAACTAAAGGAAACACGGATATTTTAGATATTACTTCAGAGGTGCAGAAAATTATAAAGAACTCCAACCTAAAGGAAGGACAGGCAACTGTTTTTGTCCCTGGCTCAACTGCCGGGATTACGACAATCGAGTATGAACCTGGCCTTCTGAAGGACTTGCCAATGGCTTTTGAAAGGATTGCTCCAGAGAATATGGAGTATGCTCATCATCTGACCTGGGGTGATCATAACGGACACGCTCATATCCGGGCAGCCTTATTAGGTGCTTCAAAAACTTTCCCTTTTTCTGAAGGTGACCTGATCTTAGGCACCTGGCAGCAGATCATATTAGTAGATTTTGACGAGCGGCCCAGGAGCAGAGAAGTAGTAGTACAAATAATCGGTTTGTAG
- a CDS encoding 4Fe-4S binding protein, with amino-acid sequence MGKLNLKKDLCGECGGCVAVCAFEALELESQGLRIKEELCTLCNDCVVFCPSGALIITDNQ; translated from the coding sequence ATGGGAAAACTGAATTTAAAGAAAGATTTATGTGGAGAATGTGGGGGATGCGTGGCGGTCTGTGCTTTTGAAGCTCTGGAGTTGGAAAGCCAGGGTTTAAGAATAAAGGAAGAGCTTTGCACCCTCTGCAACGATTGCGTGGTTTTCTGTCCCTCCGGGGCACTGATAATTACAGATAACCAATGA
- a CDS encoding aspartate carbamoyltransferase catalytic subunit, whose amino-acid sequence MKLKSRHLLGLEGVSKEEIGLILDTAETFKEVLERPIKKVPTLRGVTVVNLFYEASTRTRISFELAEKRLSAELVNFSASTSSVKKGETLKDTVKNIEAMKIDMVVIRHQSSGTPYFLTQCLSSSIINAGDGAHEHPTQGLLDLFTLREKYKKLEGLRVVIVGDIKHSRVARSNIWGLKTMGASVAVCGPTTLMPYEIEKMGVEVYSNLDEALQGADVVNVLRIQLERQKGGLLPSLREYANEFGMNSDRLKSLNPNFTIMHPGPINRGVEITPEVADGPYSVILDQVTNGVAIRMAVLYLLSGGEGKVE is encoded by the coding sequence ATGAAATTAAAAAGCAGGCATCTTTTAGGTTTGGAAGGGGTCTCAAAAGAGGAGATCGGGCTGATCCTGGACACGGCTGAGACTTTCAAGGAGGTGTTGGAAAGACCAATCAAGAAGGTTCCCACCCTCAGAGGTGTGACTGTGGTCAATCTCTTTTACGAGGCATCCACCCGGACCAGAATCTCCTTTGAGCTGGCTGAAAAAAGATTATCTGCTGAGCTGGTAAACTTCTCTGCTTCCACCTCCAGCGTCAAAAAAGGAGAAACCCTTAAAGACACGGTCAAAAACATCGAGGCGATGAAAATCGATATGGTGGTGATAAGACATCAGTCTTCAGGTACCCCTTATTTTCTCACCCAATGCCTTTCCTCATCCATAATCAATGCCGGAGATGGGGCTCACGAGCATCCGACTCAGGGGCTTTTAGATTTATTCACTCTAAGGGAAAAATACAAAAAACTCGAGGGCTTGAGAGTGGTGATAGTCGGGGACATAAAACACAGCCGGGTTGCCAGGTCAAATATCTGGGGCTTGAAGACCATGGGAGCTTCGGTAGCCGTATGCGGGCCAACAACCCTGATGCCCTATGAGATCGAGAAGATGGGGGTTGAGGTTTATTCAAATTTAGATGAAGCCTTGCAGGGAGCGGATGTGGTCAACGTTCTGAGAATACAGTTAGAAAGACAGAAAGGCGGGCTTTTGCCTTCCTTAAGAGAATATGCAAACGAGTTCGGGATGAACTCTGACCGGCTGAAAAGTCTAAATCCGAATTTCACCATAATGCATCCCGGACCAATTAACCGGGGTGTAGAGATCACTCCGGAGGTTGCAGATGGTCCCTACTCGGTCATTTTGGACCAGGTGACCAATGGAGTAGCCATCCGTATGGCAGTTTTGTACCTTTTAAGTGGAGGAGAAGGAAAGGTTGAATAA
- a CDS encoding dihydroorotase, with the protein MNKKTSIEAELIIAGGRIIDPASKLDKVGDIHIRDGKIVKIETKKLIPRKKIRFFPEIVDAYDKIVTPGLIDMHTHLREPGREDEETILTGSEAAVAGGFTSICCMPNTQPPIDNQESVKFIYEKAKLAKCKVYPVAGATKGLKGEELTEIADLVKAGAVAISDDGRPIYSSSLMRYALEYSKMYDLPVISHCEDLALSSDGVMNEGFVSTVLGLKGAPGVAEEVMVARDIRLAEFTHSRVHIAHISTEGSVNLIREAKRKGIKITCEVTPHHFSLTDEIIKTFDTNAKVNPPLRTKKDLDALKKGLKDGTIDCIATDHAPHSIEEKDVEFDAAPFGMVGLETALGLVITELIEKKVLTWIEALAKMTLNPAKILKLNAGQIKTGMPADLTVIDPEANWVVEPKEFRSKSKNSPFGGRKLKGKAFLTIVDGKIVYQI; encoded by the coding sequence TTGAATAAAAAAACCTCTATAGAAGCTGAACTGATTATTGCGGGAGGAAGGATCATCGATCCAGCATCTAAATTGGATAAGGTCGGTGACATACATATCCGGGACGGGAAAATCGTTAAAATCGAGACCAAAAAATTGATCCCCAGGAAAAAAATCAGATTTTTTCCGGAAATAGTGGACGCATATGATAAGATAGTAACTCCCGGACTGATCGATATGCACACTCATTTAAGAGAGCCGGGAAGAGAAGATGAAGAGACGATCTTAACCGGTTCAGAAGCAGCAGTGGCTGGAGGATTTACTTCCATCTGTTGTATGCCCAATACCCAGCCACCGATTGACAATCAGGAATCAGTGAAATTCATTTATGAGAAGGCGAAATTAGCAAAATGCAAAGTCTACCCTGTTGCCGGTGCAACCAAAGGCTTAAAAGGCGAAGAACTGACTGAGATTGCAGATCTGGTTAAAGCCGGAGCTGTGGCTATTTCAGACGATGGCAGGCCTATTTACAGCTCAAGCTTGATGAGGTATGCGCTCGAATATTCTAAAATGTATGACCTTCCGGTTATATCCCATTGCGAGGATTTAGCCTTATCCTCAGATGGGGTGATGAATGAGGGTTTTGTCTCTACGGTACTGGGATTGAAAGGTGCCCCCGGAGTGGCTGAGGAGGTAATGGTTGCGCGCGATATAAGATTGGCTGAGTTTACTCATTCCAGAGTACATATCGCACACATCTCGACTGAAGGCTCAGTGAATCTTATCCGTGAGGCGAAGAGAAAAGGAATCAAAATCACCTGTGAGGTCACCCCGCATCATTTTTCATTAACCGATGAAATCATAAAAACGTTTGATACCAATGCCAAGGTGAACCCTCCTCTGAGGACTAAAAAGGATTTAGATGCTTTGAAAAAAGGATTGAAAGACGGAACTATCGACTGTATTGCCACAGACCATGCCCCGCATTCGATCGAGGAAAAAGACGTGGAGTTCGATGCCGCACCTTTTGGAATGGTTGGTCTTGAAACCGCTTTAGGTCTGGTCATAACAGAGCTTATTGAGAAAAAAGTCCTTACCTGGATTGAGGCTCTTGCCAAAATGACGCTCAATCCAGCTAAGATCTTGAAATTAAATGCCGGACAGATAAAGACCGGTATGCCTGCGGATCTGACAGTAATCGATCCGGAGGCAAACTGGGTAGTCGAGCCAAAAGAGTTCAGGTCCAAATCGAAGAATTCACCTTTTGGCGGAAGAAAGCTCAAAGGGAAGGCTTTCCTGACGATTGTGGACGGAAAGATAGTTTATCAGATTTGA
- the rpsT gene encoding 30S ribosomal protein S20, producing MPVRKVHKDVKKRLKTSLKAKARNREIKSELRSLVKKTEANPVQENLKPVFSLLDKASRKKIIHKNTASRIKSRLSRLLNKPTKPGAEAKAEA from the coding sequence TTGCCAGTACGCAAGGTCCATAAAGACGTTAAAAAAAGATTGAAAACCAGCTTAAAGGCAAAAGCTCGTAACCGGGAGATAAAATCCGAGCTGAGAAGTCTGGTAAAGAAAACAGAGGCTAATCCGGTTCAGGAGAATCTCAAACCAGTATTCTCGCTTCTGGATAAAGCCTCCCGGAAAAAAATCATCCATAAAAATACAGCTTCCCGCATAAAGTCTAGGCTTTCCAGGCTTCTGAATAAACCTACCAAACCAGGTGCCGAAGCAAAAGCAGAAGCTTAG
- the pyrR gene encoding bifunctional pyr operon transcriptional regulator/uracil phosphoribosyltransferase PyrR, which translates to MDEKTVRRALTRIAHEIIERNKGAENLGLIGIKTRGAYLAERLAKMIFEIEEVQVPLGVMDITLYRDDIQTKLDQPIVQKTEVMFDVADKIIILVDDVLFTGRTIRAALDQIIDFGRPKLIQLAVLVDRGHRELPIRADYIGKNIPTALNEQVVVRIQEVDGEDSVTIEKEKRK; encoded by the coding sequence ATGGACGAGAAAACGGTTCGGCGAGCCTTGACCAGAATTGCCCACGAGATTATCGAGAGGAACAAAGGAGCTGAGAACTTAGGCCTAATCGGGATCAAGACCCGTGGGGCTTATCTGGCAGAAAGACTGGCTAAGATGATTTTCGAAATAGAGGAGGTGCAGGTCCCCTTGGGGGTCATGGACATCACCCTGTACCGGGATGACATCCAGACGAAATTGGACCAGCCGATCGTGCAGAAAACCGAGGTTATGTTTGACGTAGCAGATAAGATAATAATCTTAGTGGATGACGTTCTCTTCACCGGCAGAACTATCCGCGCGGCCTTAGACCAGATAATAGACTTCGGCAGACCGAAGCTGATTCAATTAGCCGTTTTAGTTGACCGTGGTCACCGTGAACTTCCGATCCGGGCCGATTACATCGGCAAAAACATACCCACTGCCTTAAATGAGCAGGTAGTAGTGAGAATACAAGAGGTGGACGGAGAGGACAGCGTAACCATTGAGAAGGAAAAGAGGAAATGA
- a CDS encoding NAD(P)/FAD-dependent oxidoreductase — MKKMKDKYDCVVVGAGPAGSMATWVLAKNKHKVLLLEKHKEVGLPLCCAEAVSYKGLSICEQVNPAWIRSKIEKIALCPPSGKELKVSYSSAGLVLDRKIFDRDLALRAESSGAELKVNAQAVGLISNNRGEICGIRVKEDGRESEYQTKIVIAADGIESMVGRWAGIDNTLKLEGVDSAYQYLLKADPLDQECIEFHLGTKIAPGGYAWVFPKGKGSANVGLAITPTFGNGIKAKELLDFFVMKRFKNFSVIEWMTGGVPSFSRKSQLVKSNILLTGDAARLVDSLSGAGIANALLSGKIAGQVASEYLANGGNSPDFLKKYEEEFLKIKGRELRFYSYCRKIYLKMKDEDFEEVIQFLKEYLKDKDSTRLTPIQTLKAILRSNPKLLLLLRHLVW; from the coding sequence ATGAAGAAAATGAAAGATAAATATGATTGCGTAGTAGTAGGGGCAGGTCCTGCTGGCTCGATGGCAACCTGGGTTTTAGCCAAGAATAAGCATAAAGTTCTCTTGCTTGAAAAGCATAAGGAAGTAGGGCTGCCTTTATGCTGTGCTGAAGCTGTCAGCTATAAGGGACTCTCAATTTGCGAGCAGGTTAATCCTGCCTGGATAAGGTCTAAAATCGAAAAAATTGCACTCTGCCCCCCTTCGGGGAAAGAGTTGAAGGTTTCTTACTCCAGCGCAGGTCTGGTGCTTGATAGAAAGATATTCGACAGGGATTTAGCGCTGAGGGCAGAATCCTCAGGCGCTGAGCTGAAAGTCAATGCCCAGGCTGTGGGATTAATCAGCAACAACAGGGGAGAGATTTGCGGAATAAGGGTGAAAGAAGATGGAAGGGAATCGGAATATCAAACCAAAATAGTCATAGCTGCAGACGGGATCGAATCTATGGTCGGGAGATGGGCAGGCATTGATAATACCCTGAAATTAGAGGGGGTGGATTCTGCTTACCAGTATCTTTTGAAGGCCGATCCTTTAGACCAGGAGTGCATTGAATTTCATCTTGGCACCAAAATAGCTCCCGGAGGTTATGCCTGGGTTTTCCCCAAAGGTAAAGGGTCGGCAAACGTGGGCCTGGCTATAACTCCGACCTTTGGCAACGGCATAAAGGCAAAGGAGCTATTGGATTTTTTCGTGATGAAAAGGTTCAAGAACTTCTCAGTGATTGAATGGATGACCGGAGGAGTGCCATCTTTCAGCCGTAAAAGCCAGTTGGTCAAAAGCAACATACTATTAACTGGAGATGCTGCCAGGTTAGTTGATTCCCTCTCCGGTGCAGGAATTGCCAATGCGCTTCTCTCCGGGAAGATTGCAGGCCAGGTTGCCTCAGAATATCTGGCAAATGGAGGTAATTCACCCGACTTCCTGAAAAAATATGAAGAGGAATTTCTGAAGATAAAAGGAAGGGAATTGAGATTTTATTCTTACTGCAGAAAGATTTACCTTAAGATGAAAGATGAGGATTTCGAAGAGGTTATCCAGTTTTTAAAGGAGTATCTTAAGGATAAGGATTCGACCAGGCTGACTCCCATTCAGACCTTGAAGGCTATCCTCAGGTCAAATCCTAAGCTTCTGCTTTTGCTTCGGCACCTGGTTTGGTAG